A single window of Parcubacteria group bacterium DNA harbors:
- the mnmA gene encoding tRNA 2-thiouridine(34) synthase MnmA, producing MTNSKNNKRVIVAMSGGVDSSVAALLLKNKGYDVRGIFLDFFGNENSVKEVREISQKIGISLEIVDASKDFKKKVVDYFLEELESGNTPNPCVVCNKEIKFRVLFEKMFELKADYVATGHYARIKRITNYESRIMNFILFEAKDKNKDQSYFLYRLNQKELSKILFPLGNYTKPEVRKMAKKFGLPVYDKKESQDICFISEKGYEKFLKKMLKLRKGKICDLEDNILGTHAGLPFYTIGQRKGIKIGGRGPFYVTRKDFSKNRLIVGEEKDLFSQKMKLKNINWIGKTPKFPAKTLVRTRYRNSLVNAIISKDNNVVFENPQRAIAPGQSAVFYSGKGEVLGGGVIG from the coding sequence GTGACTAATAGCAAGAATAATAAAAGAGTGATCGTCGCTATGTCCGGAGGAGTTGATTCTTCTGTTGCAGCGCTTTTGCTAAAAAATAAAGGGTACGACGTTCGAGGAATATTTCTTGATTTTTTTGGCAATGAAAATAGCGTAAAAGAAGTTAGAGAAATATCGCAAAAAATCGGGATTTCACTTGAAATAGTCGATGCCTCTAAAGATTTCAAGAAAAAAGTAGTAGATTATTTTTTAGAAGAACTTGAAAGCGGGAACACTCCGAATCCTTGCGTGGTTTGCAATAAGGAAATAAAGTTTAGGGTTTTATTTGAAAAAATGTTTGAACTAAAGGCAGATTATGTTGCTACTGGACACTATGCTCGTATTAAAAGAATCACGAATTATGAATCACGAATTATGAATTTTATTTTATTTGAGGCAAAAGACAAAAATAAAGACCAGAGTTATTTTCTCTATCGCTTAAATCAAAAAGAATTATCAAAAATTTTGTTTCCCCTGGGCAATTACACAAAACCGGAAGTAAGAAAAATGGCTAAAAAATTTGGTTTACCGGTTTATGACAAAAAAGAATCACAGGATATTTGCTTCATTTCGGAAAAAGGCTATGAAAAATTTTTGAAGAAAATGTTAAAGCTCAGAAAAGGGAAAATCTGCGATTTGGAGGATAATATTCTGGGAACTCATGCGGGATTACCATTCTATACTATTGGTCAGAGAAAAGGCATAAAGATAGGCGGCAGGGGACCTTTTTATGTGACTAGGAAAGATTTTTCGAAAAATAGGCTGATTGTGGGCGAAGAAAAAGATCTTTTTAGCCAAAAAATGAAGCTTAAAAATATAAATTGGATAGGTAAAACTCCAAAATTTCCCGCCAAAACTTTAGTTAGGACGCGCTATCGAAATTCCCTGGTTAATGCTATAATAAGCAAAGATAACAATGTGGTGTTTGAAAATCCGCAAAGGGCAATCGCTCCTGGACAATCCGCCGTGTTTTATTCCGGAAAAGGAGAAGTTTTGGGCGGAGGGGTAATCGGATAA
- the rplU gene encoding 50S ribosomal protein L21 yields MLAIIKTGGKQYLVKKGTKVKIEKIEGEVGDSFEFPEVLFVGNEKEAKIGAPFIKGAKIEGKILKQDRAKKVTGIKHHAKKRYKVKFGHRQPFTEVEITKIG; encoded by the coding sequence ATGCTAGCAATTATCAAGACTGGCGGGAAACAATATCTGGTCAAAAAAGGGACTAAGGTTAAAATTGAGAAAATAGAGGGAGAAGTGGGCGATTCTTTTGAATTTCCGGAAGTTCTCTTTGTCGGCAATGAAAAAGAAGCAAAAATCGGCGCTCCTTTCATTAAAGGCGCTAAGATCGAAGGAAAGATTTTGAAGCAAGACAGAGCAAAAAAAGTTACAGGAATCAAGCATCATGCCAAAAAAAGGTACAAAGTGAAATTCGGACACAGGCAGCCATTCACCGAAGTAGAAATTACTAAAATTGGATAG
- the recR gene encoding recombination mediator RecR — translation MYPKGFKKLIDNFSSLPSVGPKMAERLVLYLFKQNKEKIQEFSENLENIQHMKTCQKCFNIAEEELCEICRGAKRNQKQICVVEEPLDIISLEKTSAYQGLYFVLGGTIFQNNNENELKIPELLKRIENEKIEEVIIATNPTTEGDATALYLKRKIQPLEIKITQLARGLTTGGDIEYIDESTLTSAINNRRELK, via the coding sequence ATGTACCCTAAAGGATTCAAAAAACTTATTGATAATTTTTCAAGCCTTCCCTCCGTTGGACCAAAAATGGCCGAACGACTGGTTTTATATTTATTCAAACAAAACAAGGAAAAAATTCAGGAATTTTCCGAGAATCTGGAAAATATCCAGCACATGAAAACCTGCCAGAAATGTTTTAATATCGCCGAGGAAGAACTTTGTGAAATTTGCAGAGGCGCCAAGAGAAATCAGAAACAGATTTGCGTGGTTGAAGAACCGTTGGATATAATATCTCTCGAAAAAACCAGCGCCTATCAGGGATTATACTTTGTCCTGGGAGGAACTATTTTTCAAAACAACAATGAAAATGAGTTAAAAATACCAGAACTCTTGAAAAGAATAGAAAATGAAAAAATAGAAGAAGTGATTATTGCTACCAACCCAACCACTGAAGGCGATGCGACGGCTTTATATTTAAAACGAAAAATTCAACCATTGGAAATAAAAATTACCCAATTGGCTCGAGGTTTGACAACCGGCGGCGATATTGAGTATATTGATGAAAGCACATTAACTTCTGCGATTAACAATCGTAGAGAGTTAAAATAA
- the dnaB gene encoding replicative DNA helicase yields the protein MANDNDVKNLKIPPHNIEAEQSVLGSLMLDKDAIIKIADIIKVGDFYKDDHNLIYEKMLALYEEREPIDVLSISNKLEEINKLEQIGGSTYLASLVNAVPSAANVVHYAKVVQKKATLRRLIKAASDILELGYKEGEDVEKILDEAEQKLFKVSQKYIKQDFIPIKNILESAFNRIDELHKDNSKFRGVPTGYPDMDNILAGLQKSDLIILAARPSIGKTTLALDIARHIGIREKVPVGIFSLEMSADQLVDRMIAAESQVDLWRLRTGKLRSEGENNDFQRIGEAMGVLSEAPIFIDDSASANIMEMRTMARRLQAEHHLGLIIIDYLQLMEGRGKENRVQEISEISRALKNLAREINIPVLALSQLSRAVESRSPQIPKLSDLRESGSIEQDADVVLFLYREDREKPDTPNKNIVEVHIAKHRNGPVGRMSLYFEETSTTFKSLERVHTE from the coding sequence ATGGCAAACGATAATGACGTCAAAAATCTGAAGATTCCGCCGCACAATATTGAAGCCGAACAGTCGGTTCTCGGGTCTTTGATGTTGGACAAAGATGCTATTATTAAGATTGCTGATATTATTAAAGTTGGTGATTTCTACAAAGATGACCATAATTTGATTTACGAAAAAATGCTGGCTCTCTATGAAGAACGGGAGCCTATTGATGTTCTTAGCATCTCCAATAAACTGGAAGAAATAAACAAATTGGAACAAATCGGAGGTTCAACCTATTTAGCATCCCTTGTAAATGCTGTTCCTTCAGCGGCTAATGTTGTCCATTATGCTAAAGTGGTTCAAAAGAAAGCAACGTTGCGAAGGCTGATTAAAGCCGCCAGCGATATCTTGGAACTGGGATACAAGGAGGGTGAAGATGTGGAGAAAATTTTGGATGAAGCCGAACAAAAACTGTTTAAAGTTTCTCAGAAATACATTAAGCAGGATTTCATTCCGATTAAAAATATTTTGGAGTCAGCTTTTAATAGGATTGACGAACTTCACAAAGACAATAGCAAGTTTCGAGGAGTTCCGACTGGATATCCGGATATGGACAATATTTTGGCCGGACTTCAAAAATCCGATCTGATCATTTTGGCTGCCCGTCCTTCAATCGGGAAAACAACGCTGGCGCTTGATATTGCCAGGCACATTGGAATTCGGGAAAAAGTTCCAGTCGGAATATTTTCCCTTGAAATGTCAGCCGACCAGCTTGTTGATCGTATGATCGCTGCTGAATCGCAGGTTGATCTCTGGCGTCTTCGAACCGGAAAACTTCGCAGCGAGGGTGAAAATAACGATTTTCAAAGGATTGGAGAAGCAATGGGCGTACTTTCCGAAGCTCCAATTTTCATCGATGATTCCGCTTCGGCTAATATAATGGAAATGAGAACAATGGCGCGCCGCCTCCAAGCGGAGCATCATCTGGGACTAATCATTATCGATTATTTGCAGCTTATGGAAGGACGGGGAAAAGAAAATCGCGTCCAGGAAATTTCCGAAATTTCCAGAGCCCTTAAAAATTTAGCGAGAGAAATCAATATTCCGGTGCTGGCACTTTCTCAGCTTTCCCGTGCAGTTGAATCCCGTTCCCCGCAAATTCCAAAACTTTCTGATCTTCGTGAATCAGGATCCATTGAACAGGATGCGGATGTGGTATTATTTTTGTATCGGGAAGATCGCGAAAAACCGGATACTCCAAACAAAAATATTGTTGAAGTTCATATTGCCAAGCATAGAAACGGACCGGTTGGCAGAATGAGCCTTTATTTTGAAGAAACTTCGACAACGTTTAAATCGCTGGAGAGAGTACATACGGAGTAA
- the cysS gene encoding cysteine--tRNA ligase, translating to MLNLYNSLTKQKEPFEPIHAGKVSMYICGPTVYDACHLGHARGYVSVDVLRRYLEYSGFEVRHIMNYTDVGHLVNNSEEGEDPIERRAKAEKIDPIAIAEKYIGLSEQDFKSLNIKPAHFNPRPTRYIAQIIKFNEELIKKGFAYEVNGSVYFSVDKFPDYGKLSGKKKEDLISGARVEINPEKKNPLDFALWIKASDEHILKWESPWSVGYPGWHIECSVMSADLLGQDTFDIHGGGNENAFPHNENEIAQSESYLGKKMANYWFLWNMVMVDGKKMSKSLGNFTTIKDAVKKYSAMTVRLWILSSHYRSVTNFTEDSLRQVSANFQRISDFVNNLKNPEAGNGSEIEIEKYQEKFEEAMNDDLNMPVALSILYELITETNKLNPSNKKEILGFWGKMNKVFGLNISKEEAEIPEEIKKLALERDNTKKIKDFAESDRIRKLIEGKGYIVEDALDGYKIKRK from the coding sequence ATGCTCAATTTATACAACTCGCTAACAAAACAGAAAGAACCTTTTGAGCCAATACACGCTGGTAAGGTTTCGATGTATATTTGCGGTCCGACGGTTTATGATGCTTGCCATCTGGGACACGCCCGGGGTTATGTTTCAGTTGATGTGCTTCGCCGATACTTGGAATATTCCGGATTTGAAGTCCGGCATATCATGAATTATACGGATGTCGGACACTTAGTTAATAATTCCGAAGAAGGAGAAGACCCAATCGAAAGGAGAGCTAAAGCGGAAAAAATTGATCCAATCGCCATTGCGGAAAAATATATTGGATTATCCGAACAAGATTTCAAATCTCTCAATATCAAGCCGGCGCATTTTAATCCTCGTCCGACCAGATACATCGCGCAAATTATTAAATTCAATGAAGAACTGATTAAAAAAGGTTTTGCCTACGAGGTAAACGGTTCGGTATATTTTTCAGTGGACAAATTTCCGGATTATGGAAAACTTTCCGGAAAGAAAAAAGAGGATTTAATTTCAGGAGCGCGCGTGGAAATCAATCCGGAAAAGAAAAATCCTCTTGATTTTGCCCTTTGGATAAAAGCATCGGATGAACATATTTTGAAATGGGAAAGTCCGTGGAGCGTGGGATATCCCGGCTGGCATATTGAATGTTCAGTTATGTCCGCTGATCTCTTGGGACAGGATACTTTTGATATTCATGGCGGAGGAAACGAAAACGCTTTTCCTCATAATGAGAATGAAATTGCTCAAAGTGAGAGTTATCTTGGCAAGAAAATGGCCAATTACTGGTTTCTGTGGAATATGGTGATGGTGGATGGCAAAAAAATGAGCAAGTCTTTAGGAAATTTTACTACTATCAAGGATGCAGTTAAGAAATATAGCGCGATGACGGTAAGACTTTGGATTTTAAGCTCACATTATCGAAGTGTGACCAATTTTACCGAGGATTCTCTCCGGCAAGTTAGTGCAAATTTTCAGCGAATTTCCGATTTTGTAAATAATCTTAAAAACCCAGAAGCCGGAAACGGTTCTGAGATAGAAATTGAAAAATACCAGGAAAAATTTGAAGAGGCGATGAATGATGATCTGAACATGCCAGTTGCCCTTTCGATTTTGTATGAGCTTATAACTGAAACAAATAAATTAAATCCGAGCAATAAAAAAGAGATTTTAGGATTTTGGGGAAAAATGAATAAAGTTTTTGGATTAAATATTTCAAAAGAAGAGGCTGAAATACCTGAAGAGATTAAAAAACTCGCTTTGGAGCGAGACAATACCAAGAAAATCAAAGACTTTGCCGAATCCGACAGGATTAGAAAGCTGATTGAGGGAAAAGGATATATTGTCGAAGATGCGTTAGATGGGTATAAAATAAAGAGGAAATAG
- a CDS encoding magnesium transporter CorA family protein, translating into MKEVTFKKITWIDFDDPSADDILYLQENFDIHPLAIEEFLTPTMRPKATEYGNCLFLTVHIPLFDVITRTTYPGELDIVLTKDHLITGHLKEIYQLTEFFDQLEGSEGKRRLYMGKTPAHLMYHLLEILFESCFPKADHIMEKLNTVEEEIFKGNEKEMVMEISVVKRDILNFRRTLKPQRSILESIMRKNCDLISKDLFPYFQDLMGTNIRLWNILENSKEIVESLEETNNSLLSNKLDMTMKILTIFSAVLLPLTVYSNILAMSASIPFGNNPYGFWIHMAIMSVIGIFTITLFKSKKWL; encoded by the coding sequence ATGAAGGAGGTAACCTTTAAAAAAATAACCTGGATTGATTTTGACGACCCTTCGGCTGATGATATTCTCTATCTTCAGGAAAATTTCGATATTCATCCTTTGGCAATTGAAGAGTTCTTGACTCCGACAATGCGCCCCAAAGCGACCGAATATGGCAATTGTCTTTTTCTTACAGTCCACATTCCCCTTTTCGACGTAATCACCAGAACAACATATCCGGGAGAATTGGATATTGTTCTTACTAAAGATCATCTGATAACCGGACACCTAAAGGAAATCTATCAGCTCACTGAATTTTTTGATCAGCTAGAAGGCAGTGAAGGAAAACGAAGGCTCTATATGGGGAAAACTCCGGCGCATTTGATGTATCACCTCCTGGAAATACTTTTTGAATCCTGTTTTCCTAAAGCTGACCACATTATGGAAAAACTTAATACTGTCGAGGAGGAAATTTTTAAGGGCAACGAAAAAGAAATGGTGATGGAAATTTCCGTTGTCAAAAGGGATATTTTAAATTTCAGAAGAACACTCAAGCCTCAGCGTTCAATCCTTGAATCGATTATGCGAAAAAACTGTGATTTGATTTCGAAAGATTTGTTTCCATATTTTCAGGATTTAATGGGAACCAACATTCGTCTTTGGAATATTCTGGAAAATAGCAAGGAAATAGTAGAATCTCTGGAAGAAACAAACAATTCGCTGCTTTCCAACAAGCTGGATATGACGATGAAAATTTTGACGATTTTTTCAGCAGTCCTTTTGCCTCTAACGGTTTATTCAAACATCTTGGCTATGAGTGCCAGCATTCCCTTTGGAAACAATCCCTATGGTTTCTGGATTCATATGGCAATAATGTCTGTAATTGGAATTTTTACCATCACGCTATTTAAAAGCAAAAAGTGGCTGTAA
- the yidD gene encoding membrane protein insertion efficiency factor YidD, which produces MLKKFILILIRAYQKTLSLDHGFLSYVYSERLCRFHPTCSEYAYQAIAKYGAIRGSWMGLRRIIRCHPWNDGGYDPVK; this is translated from the coding sequence ATGTTAAAAAAGTTCATTTTAATTTTGATAAGGGCATACCAGAAAACATTATCCTTGGATCATGGCTTTCTTTCCTATGTTTATTCGGAAAGGCTTTGCCGTTTTCATCCTACTTGCTCGGAATATGCCTATCAGGCGATTGCAAAGTATGGCGCAATCAGAGGAAGTTGGATGGGACTCCGGCGAATAATTCGCTGCCATCCATGGAATGACGGAGGATACGATCCGGTGAAATAG